A window of Parasynechococcus marenigrum WH 8102 contains these coding sequences:
- a CDS encoding TerC family protein, producing the protein MDITALPSLTDVFEGADQWGEVLALLPVLVMLELILSADNAIALAAIARSSRSPEQERLALNIGIGLAMLLRVGLIALAQWVLQSAWVQLLAAAYLFWLFINHLRQFSQDNADDAAATVVSTQARSLMQTVLLLGFTDLAFSIDSVAAAVAVSDQLLLISTGAVIGIIALRFTSGLFIRWLDEYARLETAGFLSVAFVALRLLVHVLIPQFNQPDWLTMLVVFLLFAWGFSVRSPMEADHAG; encoded by the coding sequence ATGGACATCACGGCGCTTCCCTCTCTCACCGACGTTTTTGAGGGCGCAGATCAATGGGGCGAGGTACTGGCTTTACTGCCTGTTCTTGTGATGTTGGAGCTCATTCTCTCCGCTGATAATGCCATCGCACTTGCGGCGATTGCCCGTTCCAGCCGCAGTCCTGAACAGGAGCGTTTGGCCCTGAACATCGGCATCGGCCTGGCGATGCTGCTGCGGGTTGGCCTGATCGCTCTGGCTCAGTGGGTGTTGCAGAGCGCATGGGTTCAGCTTCTCGCTGCCGCCTATCTGTTCTGGCTGTTCATCAATCACCTGCGTCAGTTTTCTCAGGACAACGCCGATGACGCGGCTGCGACGGTTGTGTCGACCCAGGCCAGGAGCCTGATGCAGACCGTTCTGCTGCTTGGTTTCACTGATCTGGCCTTCTCGATTGACAGCGTTGCGGCGGCAGTTGCGGTGAGTGACCAGCTCCTGTTGATCAGCACGGGGGCCGTGATCGGAATCATTGCCTTGCGCTTCACGTCCGGGCTGTTCATCCGCTGGCTGGACGAGTACGCACGGCTCGAGACGGCCGGGTTTCTGTCCGTTGCTTTTGTGGCCCTGCGTTTGCTGGTCCACGTTCTGATTCCACAGTTCAATCAACCGGATTGGTTGACCATGCTGGTGGTGTTCTTGTTGTTCGCCTGGGGCTTTTCCGTCCGTTCGCCGATGGAGGCCGATCATGCTGGTTGA
- a CDS encoding AAA family ATPase has translation MHAELHAIVDQVEAADPSKRPEAKALSDRVDALAQLHDAAEHHLVAKTPWHERNILLRAQAGELGLSLTGKDLAAVVATARANLRGESEGISPDDVFKIPEERWLAQDLIAARTLTLVVALQKVGKSAVVCNILGELAKGRGEFLERFSLAPPCPKVIIVGTDQPLADWREVMVPNGLMIRTDLDNYRVCDPVVRLYTREHGLHLDEAGIEKITADCEQNPWAVLVLDAFLSLIGPLGLDSDSDAAVQPLQNLLESIAPFNITTVLLHHSSKSRAHERASNASAGRGLSRMASHVVNLHWLNPDAKEDNWVRLTTEGRSSKSVDCVIEQVDRAIWSCHGDSNTISEQLDLSKVRAKLTERHSEVLSLVEEHWMLTSRAMEPAEVAKAMAEELGDNARQKALQALDALANKRLVEKLTRSDHKRGKVVSFQPLKSRRCA, from the coding sequence ATGCACGCTGAACTACACGCAATCGTTGATCAGGTTGAGGCCGCTGATCCATCAAAACGACCAGAGGCCAAAGCCCTTAGCGACAGGGTTGATGCGTTGGCTCAACTGCACGATGCGGCGGAGCACCACCTAGTCGCCAAGACCCCGTGGCATGAGCGAAACATCCTGCTGCGGGCACAGGCTGGTGAATTAGGGCTGAGCCTCACCGGCAAGGATCTGGCGGCTGTGGTGGCAACGGCTCGCGCCAACCTGCGCGGGGAGTCAGAGGGCATCAGCCCAGATGACGTGTTCAAGATTCCAGAGGAGCGTTGGCTAGCTCAGGACCTCATTGCAGCGCGGACCCTGACGCTGGTGGTTGCCCTTCAAAAGGTCGGCAAGTCGGCTGTGGTGTGCAACATCCTTGGCGAACTGGCCAAGGGCAGAGGTGAGTTCCTTGAACGCTTCAGCCTGGCTCCACCATGCCCAAAGGTGATCATCGTTGGCACCGATCAACCCTTGGCTGATTGGCGTGAGGTGATGGTGCCCAACGGGTTGATGATTCGCACCGACCTGGACAACTACAGGGTGTGTGATCCCGTTGTGCGGCTCTACACCCGTGAACACGGGCTGCATCTTGATGAGGCAGGCATTGAGAAAATCACCGCTGACTGCGAACAAAACCCCTGGGCAGTGCTGGTACTAGATGCCTTTCTGTCGCTGATTGGACCGCTTGGTCTGGACTCCGACAGTGACGCTGCTGTCCAGCCTCTTCAGAACCTGCTGGAGAGCATCGCGCCGTTCAACATCACCACGGTGTTGCTGCACCACAGTTCCAAATCACGGGCACATGAACGTGCCTCCAACGCATCAGCAGGAAGGGGGCTCAGCCGAATGGCGAGTCATGTGGTGAACCTGCATTGGCTCAACCCCGACGCTAAAGAAGACAATTGGGTGCGGCTCACCACAGAGGGGCGCAGCAGCAAGTCGGTGGACTGCGTGATTGAACAGGTTGACCGTGCCATTTGGTCCTGCCACGGCGACAGCAACACCATCAGCGAACAGCTGGACCTAAGCAAAGTCAGGGCAAAACTCACCGAACGGCACAGTGAAGTGCTGTCGTTGGTGGAAGAGCACTGGATGCTCACTAGCCGGGCCATGGAGCCAGCTGAGGTTGCCAAGGCAATGGCTGAAGAGCTGGGGGACAACGCCCGTCAGAAGGCTCTGCAGGCGCTGGATGCTTTGGCCAACAAAAGGTTGGTGGAGAAGCTCACCCGTTCAGACCACAAGCGCGGAAAGGTGGTTTCCTTTCAACCGCTAAAAAGCAGGAGGTGTGCCTGA
- the mfd gene encoding transcription-repair coupling factor, with protein MPLRSLVTQLRSAALTGELLQRTERDARLLLRGAGRISRALVASALAQKEGRPLLLVVPTLEEAGRWTALLELMGWSSASLYPTSEGSPYEPFDPTSEIIWGQLQVLSDLIGTDDPAGKAIVATERCLQPHLPPRQALEATCRTLKKGDELDLDELAETLARLGYERMSTIDQEGTWSRRGDIVDIYPVSSELPVRLEFFGEELDKLREFDPATQRSLDPVDRLQLTPTGFSPLVADQLRESMPEGLDRLLGDEATEELLEGGTPEGLRRLMGLAWGQPACLLDYLPASAAVVIDERRHGVAHGQQWLDHAIDHYSDMASELGLSEEERDLLWPAVLQRTIDKAYGLAEAFHGFDMAELLEEDGHPNSFDLASRPMPAYPNQFGKLGELIKGFQKEKTAVWLISAQPSRAVALLEEHDCIGRFVPNPADAPAIERLIEQNTPVALKSAGTAELEGLQLPAWRLALVTDREFFGQQTLGSSGYVRRRRKAASRTVDPNKMRPGDFVVHRNHGIGRFKAMEKLAVSGDVRDYLVVQYADGLLRVAADQLGSLGRYRATSETPPQLSKMGGAAWTKAKERAKKAVRKVAMDLVKLYAERHQANGFAFPSDGPWQNELEESFPYEPTPDQLKATADVKRDMEKAEPMDRLVCGDVGFGKTEVAIRAIFKAITAGKQVAMLAPTTVLAQQHWRTLSERFAPYPIKVALLNRFRTASERKTILEGLKGGTIDAVVGTHQLLGKGASFQQLGLLVVDEEQRFGVNQKEKIKVLRKDVDVLTLSATPIPRTLYMSLSGVREMSLITTPPPLRRPIKTHLAALDPEAVRSAIRQELDRGGQVFYVVPRVEGIEDVAAGLREMLPGLKLLVAHGQMAEGELESAMVAFNAGEADVMLCTTIVESGLDIPRVNTILIEDAHRFGLAQLYQLRGRVGRSGIQAHAWLFYPGNGSLSDNARQRLRAIQEFAQLGSGYQLAMRDMEIRGVGNLLGVEQSGQMETIGFDLYMEMLQESLAEIQGQDIPSVDDTQVDLPVTAFVPADWITDPDEKIAAYRAAADCRSGEALVELAAGWADRYGALPAAVQSLLQLMELKLLAKRCGVARIKPEKPNIVLETPMEEPAFRLLRQGLPQHLHGRLVYQSGKALQHKVMARGLGVLPMDKQLEQLMEWLRLMAAQIPDADGTTEAQRLEAEGQRNEAVLQV; from the coding sequence ATGCCCCTGCGTTCCCTGGTGACACAGCTGCGCTCAGCAGCCCTCACTGGCGAACTGCTGCAGCGCACCGAACGTGATGCACGGCTGTTGTTGCGGGGGGCCGGTCGGATCAGTCGTGCTCTCGTGGCGAGCGCCCTGGCACAAAAAGAAGGAAGGCCATTGCTGTTGGTGGTGCCGACCCTGGAGGAAGCCGGTCGCTGGACAGCGCTTCTGGAATTGATGGGGTGGAGCAGCGCGAGTCTGTACCCAACCAGCGAGGGATCGCCCTACGAACCGTTCGATCCCACCAGTGAAATCATCTGGGGACAGCTTCAGGTGCTGAGTGACCTGATTGGAACCGACGATCCAGCGGGGAAAGCCATCGTGGCCACCGAACGCTGTCTTCAACCCCATCTGCCACCGCGACAGGCACTCGAGGCCACCTGTCGCACCCTGAAAAAGGGTGACGAGCTCGACCTGGACGAGCTAGCCGAAACCTTGGCTCGCCTCGGTTACGAACGGATGTCCACCATCGACCAGGAAGGAACCTGGAGCCGACGCGGCGACATCGTTGACATCTATCCGGTGAGCAGCGAACTGCCGGTGCGGCTGGAGTTCTTCGGAGAGGAGCTGGACAAACTTCGAGAATTTGATCCAGCCACCCAGCGCTCACTGGACCCGGTGGATCGCCTGCAGCTCACCCCCACGGGCTTTAGCCCCCTGGTGGCCGATCAGCTGCGGGAGTCGATGCCGGAAGGGCTGGATCGCTTGCTGGGGGACGAAGCCACAGAAGAACTGCTGGAGGGAGGCACGCCGGAGGGGTTACGACGCCTGATGGGACTGGCCTGGGGACAACCTGCATGCCTGCTCGACTATCTGCCGGCCTCCGCTGCGGTGGTCATCGATGAGCGCCGTCACGGAGTCGCCCACGGCCAGCAGTGGCTGGATCACGCCATCGACCACTACAGCGACATGGCCAGCGAACTGGGCCTATCGGAGGAGGAACGTGATCTGCTCTGGCCAGCTGTTCTGCAGCGCACGATCGACAAGGCCTATGGCCTGGCCGAGGCATTCCATGGCTTTGACATGGCAGAGCTGCTGGAGGAGGACGGCCATCCCAACAGCTTTGACCTCGCCAGTCGTCCGATGCCGGCGTATCCCAATCAGTTCGGCAAACTCGGCGAGCTCATCAAAGGATTTCAGAAGGAGAAAACCGCGGTCTGGTTGATTTCTGCTCAACCCAGCCGGGCGGTGGCCTTGCTGGAGGAACACGACTGCATCGGCCGCTTCGTTCCCAATCCAGCAGATGCGCCGGCGATTGAAAGGCTGATTGAACAGAACACGCCCGTTGCATTGAAATCCGCCGGCACGGCGGAGCTGGAGGGGTTGCAACTACCGGCCTGGCGCCTAGCTCTGGTCACCGACCGTGAGTTCTTCGGCCAACAGACCCTGGGTTCTAGTGGCTACGTGCGACGTCGCCGCAAGGCGGCCAGCCGCACGGTGGACCCCAACAAGATGCGGCCAGGCGACTTCGTCGTCCATCGCAACCACGGCATCGGACGGTTCAAAGCGATGGAGAAGTTGGCCGTCTCAGGCGATGTGCGCGACTACCTCGTGGTGCAGTACGCCGACGGACTGTTGCGCGTTGCAGCGGATCAACTGGGCAGTCTCGGCCGCTACCGGGCCACCAGTGAAACGCCGCCACAGCTCAGCAAGATGGGCGGTGCTGCCTGGACCAAGGCCAAGGAGCGAGCCAAGAAAGCGGTCCGCAAGGTGGCAATGGACCTTGTGAAGCTCTACGCGGAGCGGCATCAGGCCAATGGCTTCGCCTTCCCCAGTGATGGTCCCTGGCAGAACGAGCTTGAGGAATCGTTCCCCTATGAACCGACGCCGGATCAGCTGAAGGCCACCGCCGATGTAAAGCGCGACATGGAGAAGGCGGAGCCGATGGATCGCCTGGTCTGCGGAGACGTTGGTTTCGGCAAGACGGAAGTGGCCATCCGCGCCATCTTCAAAGCGATCACGGCTGGAAAGCAGGTGGCCATGCTGGCCCCCACCACCGTTCTGGCGCAGCAGCACTGGCGCACCCTGAGTGAACGCTTCGCGCCGTATCCGATCAAGGTGGCGCTGTTGAACCGCTTTCGCACAGCATCGGAACGCAAGACGATCCTGGAGGGCCTCAAGGGAGGCACCATCGATGCGGTGGTCGGCACCCATCAGCTCTTGGGCAAAGGGGCCTCGTTCCAACAGCTTGGTCTGCTGGTGGTCGATGAAGAACAGCGCTTCGGCGTCAACCAGAAGGAAAAGATCAAGGTGCTCCGCAAGGACGTCGACGTTCTCACCCTGTCGGCGACACCGATTCCCAGAACGCTGTACATGAGCCTGTCAGGCGTGCGGGAGATGAGCTTGATCACCACACCACCGCCACTGCGTCGTCCGATCAAAACCCACCTGGCAGCCCTGGATCCGGAAGCGGTGCGCAGTGCCATCCGCCAGGAACTGGATCGCGGGGGACAGGTGTTTTACGTGGTGCCCAGGGTGGAGGGCATCGAGGACGTGGCCGCCGGACTGCGGGAGATGCTGCCCGGCCTGAAGCTGCTGGTGGCCCACGGCCAGATGGCGGAGGGTGAACTGGAGAGCGCCATGGTGGCCTTCAACGCAGGAGAAGCCGATGTGATGCTCTGCACGACCATTGTCGAGAGCGGACTCGACATTCCACGGGTGAACACGATTCTGATCGAGGATGCCCACCGCTTCGGATTGGCCCAGCTCTACCAACTGCGGGGTCGTGTGGGGCGCAGTGGCATTCAGGCCCATGCCTGGCTGTTCTATCCCGGCAATGGTTCGCTCAGTGACAACGCAAGGCAACGACTGCGAGCCATCCAGGAGTTCGCACAACTGGGCAGTGGCTACCAGCTGGCCATGCGCGACATGGAGATCCGTGGAGTCGGCAACCTGCTCGGCGTGGAGCAGAGCGGCCAGATGGAAACCATCGGCTTTGACCTCTACATGGAAATGCTGCAGGAATCCCTGGCAGAGATTCAGGGCCAGGACATTCCCAGTGTCGACGACACACAGGTTGACCTTCCCGTTACAGCGTTTGTGCCCGCGGACTGGATCACGGATCCCGATGAAAAAATCGCCGCTTATCGCGCTGCGGCCGACTGTCGCTCCGGCGAGGCCCTGGTGGAGTTGGCCGCCGGTTGGGCCGATCGGTATGGGGCGCTGCCGGCGGCGGTGCAATCCCTGCTGCAGTTGATGGAGTTGAAACTGCTGGCCAAACGTTGCGGTGTCGCCCGCATCAAACCGGAGAAACCCAACATCGTGCTGGAAACGCCAATGGAGGAACCAGCGTTCCGGCTGCTTCGGCAGGGCTTACCTCAACACCTGCATGGTCGGTTGGTGTACCAGAGCGGTAAGGCCCTTCAACACAAGGTGATGGCTCGAGGGCTTGGGGTGCTGCCGATGGACAAGCAACTCGAGCAGTTGATGGAGTGGCTGCGATTGATGGCGGCGCAGATTCCCGATGCCGACGGAACCACCGAAGCGCAGCGTCTGGAGGCGGAGGGGCAACGAAACGAGGCGGTGCTACAGGTGTGA
- a CDS encoding DUF6464 family protein: MLVELRQAGSEALLDRLDLENAPQPGRWLETEEQSFLVLQRRHRYTLRNGRYEISSVALLVKPQIRPADAQRWRHGWVIGDPDCRFNARSPLLRCAVWPEGPCDNCTHRELR; encoded by the coding sequence ATGCTGGTTGAGCTGCGTCAGGCCGGTAGCGAAGCGCTGCTGGATCGACTGGACCTGGAGAACGCGCCCCAGCCAGGGCGCTGGCTGGAAACGGAGGAGCAAAGTTTTCTGGTGTTGCAGCGACGTCATCGCTACACCTTGCGGAATGGCCGTTATGAAATTTCGTCGGTTGCCTTATTGGTCAAACCCCAGATCAGGCCCGCCGATGCCCAGCGTTGGCGGCATGGCTGGGTGATTGGCGACCCCGACTGCCGCTTCAACGCCCGTAGTCCTTTGCTCCGTTGTGCTGTTTGGCCGGAAGGGCCCTGCGACAACTGCACCCATCGGGAGTTGCGATGA
- a CDS encoding site-specific integrase encodes MPKLRSGEEWAKSLRQDIKTEIGLGWNVCGHKRSDGNLSGSCKLTHRTEDGRRSSVMLPFPWEASSKRQILNKVIAIAKALQADPQKELNEVAKINADTLDEQAEAQSGHGLTTNKGWDAVLEKFLKSKSSCRWKTLRDYDYRLERAMALLNHHKPKPRTGLGLMQAYKEVHFLGPNGEEHKPGAQIEAGASGRKKSLDDIGRFLKFAVDVCGMPKRYLPPDRKQIEELVGFKTVSTTHALTPAIKPDMFVELLDDLLEEGRVREYVAVAIVGYCGIRPSELATLHQVDGQARVVSTKRNTKQMKHPPEARDIFPLEIKGRNREGAKVLQQFFGGKAKLPAALQVQIDRMKPDHPNHIDSFSYVGVEFRQMLCVRCRAWKNLKSNPGTEDITPYSLRHGFAWRANYGDTKMSHRAAAKLMGHDLVTHQRWYGRWIDAASLKAEVERVNSEM; translated from the coding sequence ATGCCAAAGCTTCGGTCTGGTGAGGAGTGGGCCAAGAGCCTGCGGCAAGACATCAAGACCGAAATCGGCTTGGGCTGGAACGTCTGCGGCCATAAGCGCAGCGACGGCAACTTGTCTGGCTCCTGCAAGCTGACTCACAGGACTGAAGACGGTCGTCGCAGCAGCGTGATGCTGCCGTTCCCTTGGGAGGCATCCAGCAAGCGCCAGATCCTCAACAAGGTCATCGCCATAGCCAAGGCGCTTCAGGCTGATCCTCAAAAAGAACTGAACGAAGTTGCCAAGATCAACGCCGACACCCTTGATGAGCAAGCGGAAGCTCAGTCCGGCCATGGCCTGACGACGAACAAAGGCTGGGATGCCGTCTTGGAAAAATTCCTCAAGTCGAAATCAAGCTGCCGCTGGAAAACCCTGCGGGACTACGACTACAGGCTGGAGCGGGCCATGGCTCTACTGAACCACCACAAACCAAAGCCCAGGACTGGTCTGGGGTTGATGCAGGCATATAAGGAAGTCCACTTCCTTGGCCCTAATGGTGAGGAGCACAAACCAGGCGCTCAGATTGAGGCAGGTGCATCCGGTCGCAAAAAGAGCCTGGACGACATCGGCAGATTTTTAAAATTCGCCGTTGATGTTTGCGGGATGCCGAAAAGGTATCTACCGCCGGACAGAAAGCAGATTGAAGAGCTGGTGGGGTTTAAGACAGTTTCAACAACACATGCACTCACTCCGGCAATCAAGCCAGATATGTTCGTTGAACTATTGGATGACCTGCTGGAAGAGGGCAGGGTCCGTGAATATGTTGCCGTGGCGATTGTTGGATATTGCGGCATCCGTCCAAGCGAACTTGCAACCCTGCACCAGGTTGATGGTCAGGCAAGGGTTGTCAGCACCAAGCGGAACACAAAACAGATGAAGCATCCGCCTGAGGCCAGGGACATCTTTCCCCTGGAAATCAAAGGGCGCAATCGTGAAGGTGCCAAAGTCCTGCAGCAGTTTTTTGGAGGCAAGGCGAAACTACCAGCGGCACTGCAGGTTCAAATTGACAGGATGAAGCCTGACCATCCGAACCACATTGATTCATTCAGTTACGTCGGGGTGGAGTTCCGGCAAATGCTCTGCGTTAGATGCAGAGCATGGAAAAATTTGAAATCCAACCCTGGAACGGAAGACATCACGCCATATAGTTTGCGGCACGGATTTGCATGGCGCGCAAACTACGGAGACACGAAGATGTCGCACCGTGCTGCAGCAAAGTTGATGGGCCACGATTTGGTGACGCATCAACGTTGGTATGGCCGTTGGATTGACGCCGCCAGCCTCAAAGCAGAGGTTGAACGGGTCAATTCAGAGATGTAA
- a CDS encoding TldD/PmbA family protein, which yields MTNNTLDAGKLRNRVHTLATSAGIRQWDLGAACSDDCSVQVDRGEAKQLKAAQRSSITVRVWNSDGLVGITSTTDLTDSGLARALEGAQQASAFGNPDDVPQFSPMATDPLPQLDRPLMPRQGILPLLKDLRAAEAELLSRHPAIQTVPYNGLAESLSTNLYLNSDGAIRTMERTQASLYLYARAEESGRKPRSSGAIRMALGSSDLDIQGCIDEAVERTVSHLAYQPIETGSYRVCFTPEAFLSLIGAFSSMFSARAVLDGVSLSTRESLGQTLAVPFLSLEDDGLHPDHISASPFDGEGTPTQRLSLIESGCLRNFLHSEATARAFGVKPTGHAGLGAKVSVGPDWFVVGTTPGQTSGQELDHTREADTFVLIEDLSALHAGVKATQGSFSLPFDGWLVKGGERISVEAATVAGDIRSLLISILHLEPIQEVTHRGVAPHVWVEGLSITGEA from the coding sequence ATGACCAACAACACCCTCGATGCGGGCAAGCTTAGAAATCGAGTTCACACGCTGGCAACGTCCGCTGGTATCCGTCAGTGGGATCTTGGAGCCGCCTGCAGCGATGACTGCTCAGTCCAGGTGGACCGCGGCGAAGCCAAACAGTTGAAGGCTGCTCAGCGCAGCTCGATCACGGTGCGAGTCTGGAACAGTGATGGCCTGGTGGGCATCACCAGCACCACTGATTTGACGGACTCCGGGCTGGCCCGTGCCTTGGAAGGGGCCCAACAGGCCAGTGCATTCGGCAATCCCGATGATGTGCCGCAGTTTTCACCGATGGCAACGGATCCATTGCCGCAACTGGATCGTCCCCTGATGCCACGTCAGGGCATCCTGCCGTTGCTCAAGGATTTGCGTGCAGCGGAAGCGGAGCTGCTCAGCCGTCATCCAGCCATCCAAACCGTTCCTTACAACGGTCTTGCCGAGTCGCTGTCCACCAACCTTTATCTCAACAGCGATGGTGCCATCCGCACGATGGAGCGCACCCAGGCCAGCCTGTATCTCTATGCCCGGGCTGAGGAGAGCGGCCGCAAGCCCCGCAGTTCCGGTGCCATCCGCATGGCCCTCGGCAGCAGCGACCTGGACATCCAGGGATGCATTGATGAAGCGGTTGAACGAACCGTCAGTCATTTGGCCTACCAGCCGATCGAAACCGGCAGTTATCGCGTGTGTTTCACACCGGAAGCCTTCCTCTCCCTGATCGGTGCCTTCAGCAGCATGTTCAGTGCGAGGGCCGTCCTCGATGGAGTCAGCCTCAGCACCCGCGAAAGCCTTGGTCAGACCCTGGCAGTCCCGTTCCTATCGCTTGAGGACGATGGCTTGCACCCGGATCACATCAGCGCCTCTCCCTTCGATGGCGAGGGCACACCCACTCAAAGGTTGTCGTTGATCGAGTCCGGTTGTCTTCGTAATTTCCTGCATTCAGAGGCCACGGCCAGAGCCTTCGGGGTGAAGCCCACCGGCCATGCCGGCCTTGGAGCCAAGGTCTCCGTCGGTCCCGATTGGTTCGTCGTTGGCACCACCCCGGGGCAAACCAGCGGCCAAGAGCTGGATCACACCCGTGAAGCCGACACCTTTGTGCTGATCGAAGATCTTTCCGCCCTTCATGCCGGGGTCAAAGCCACCCAGGGATCGTTTTCGCTCCCCTTCGATGGATGGCTGGTGAAAGGCGGGGAAAGGATCTCGGTGGAGGCAGCAACAGTTGCCGGAGACATCCGCAGCCTGTTGATATCGATTCTTCACCTGGAACCAATACAGGAGGTCACCCATCGTGGTGTGGCGCCCCACGTCTGGGTGGAGGGCCTCTCCATCACTGGGGAAGCCTGA
- a CDS encoding DUF2808 domain-containing protein encodes MTWFTSWLLSGLVLLMNSGPALAQTFFRRPPTKVSIHNPSSTEGQRNRTTISVRVPEDAGAELERLVLSQLTSLDQWTWGPKNPEVYLGEYSLRRRGEPGLGEATMSQTDDELSIRFDPAIQPGQQANVVFRGFNPDADIYQWATELIPAGSEPIASDGPTLRVSIFRNDNFR; translated from the coding sequence GTGACCTGGTTCACCTCTTGGCTGTTGTCCGGACTTGTCCTGCTGATGAACAGTGGGCCTGCATTGGCACAGACCTTTTTCCGCAGACCACCAACAAAGGTGAGCATCCACAATCCCTCCTCAACGGAAGGTCAACGCAATCGAACCACCATCAGTGTCCGCGTTCCAGAGGATGCTGGGGCCGAGTTGGAGCGTTTGGTGCTGTCTCAGCTGACCAGTCTCGACCAATGGACATGGGGACCCAAGAATCCAGAGGTGTATCTCGGTGAATACAGCCTTCGTCGTCGTGGCGAACCCGGGCTTGGTGAGGCAACAATGTCACAAACTGACGACGAGCTGAGTATTCGCTTTGATCCAGCGATTCAACCAGGCCAGCAAGCCAACGTTGTCTTCCGAGGGTTCAATCCTGATGCAGATATTTATCAATGGGCAACAGAGTTGATTCCAGCTGGAAGTGAACCAATAGCCAGCGACGGTCCGACCTTAAGAGTCTCCATTTTTCGCAACGACAACTTTCGTTAG
- the fmt gene encoding methionyl-tRNA formyltransferase, which produces MRILYWGTPAYAVPTLRQLHQAGHTIVGVVSQPDRRRGRGQQLVASAVKQEALNLNLPVFTPERIKKDSDCQAQLAALKADASVVVAFGQILPLEVLEQPPLGCWNGHGSLLPRWRGAAPIQWSILDGDAETGVGVMAMEEGLDTGPVLLERRLSIGLQDNAHALAEKLSGLTAELMVEAMPLIEAVGAGPTDERLHRLGVQHQAEASCYARMLCKQDYQIDWSNSALAIHRQVMGLYPGAQTSWNGKRLKLTQTEPLIDRLKDQLSPEAQELVGQWPTGGHAGGTVLACIQDLGLVVSSSGCPLLIREAQLEGKSRSRGQALVQQMAAAEQQSIGDN; this is translated from the coding sequence TTGCGCATCCTCTACTGGGGTACACCGGCCTATGCCGTGCCCACCCTGAGACAGCTTCATCAGGCCGGGCACACGATCGTTGGGGTGGTGAGTCAGCCGGATCGCCGCCGAGGGCGGGGGCAACAGCTTGTGGCTTCGGCCGTGAAACAAGAGGCCCTGAACCTCAACCTGCCGGTGTTCACGCCAGAACGGATCAAGAAAGATTCTGACTGCCAGGCGCAGTTGGCAGCCCTCAAAGCTGATGCATCTGTGGTGGTGGCCTTCGGCCAGATCCTGCCGCTCGAGGTGTTGGAACAACCGCCACTGGGGTGTTGGAACGGTCACGGTTCGTTGTTGCCGCGCTGGCGCGGGGCGGCCCCAATTCAATGGTCGATCCTCGACGGTGATGCGGAAACCGGCGTCGGCGTGATGGCCATGGAGGAAGGCCTGGACACTGGTCCGGTGCTGCTGGAACGCCGATTGAGCATCGGGCTTCAGGACAATGCCCATGCACTGGCGGAAAAACTCAGTGGCCTAACGGCGGAGCTGATGGTGGAGGCGATGCCGCTGATCGAAGCAGTTGGTGCGGGTCCAACCGATGAACGGTTGCATCGGCTCGGCGTGCAGCACCAGGCCGAAGCCAGCTGTTATGCCCGAATGCTCTGCAAACAGGATTACCAGATCGATTGGAGCAACTCCGCCCTGGCCATCCACCGCCAGGTCATGGGGCTCTATCCCGGCGCACAGACCAGCTGGAACGGCAAACGTCTGAAGCTGACGCAGACAGAACCCCTCATCGATCGTCTGAAGGATCAACTCAGCCCAGAGGCTCAGGAGCTCGTCGGTCAGTGGCCCACAGGAGGTCATGCCGGTGGCACCGTTTTGGCCTGCATTCAGGACCTGGGTCTTGTGGTGAGCAGTTCCGGCTGCCCGCTATTAATCAGAGAGGCGCAACTGGAGGGCAAGTCCCGAAGCCGTGGCCAGGCCCTCGTTCAACAAATGGCTGCCGCCGAACAGCAGTCCATTGGAGATAACTGA